CACAATCAAAAAAGAGACCCCGAAAGGTCTCTTCATTTTGCTTATTCAACGAATTCAAACTCGTAGCTGAGGATTCTGACCGTATCACCATCCTCTGCCCCGCGTTCGCGAAGGGCATCGTCAATTCCGAGCTGACGCATCCGTCTTGCAAACCGCTGCACGGAATCGTGGCGGTTGAAGTCCGTCATATGGAAGATCTTCTCGATCTCATGACCGGTGATACTGAATGCTCCGTCGTCGTCCTTCTCAATCGTAAACGGCGCTTCTTTCTTCGCATACGTATACAGCACACGCTCGTCGACATCCTCTTCAGCAAGCGGGAACTCCGGCGTGTCTTCGATTTTATCCGCAATGGCTCTGAGAAGAGCGGTGATGCCATCCTTAGTCGCTGCAGAAAGCGGGAAGACCGGAACGTCGTCACCCACCTGTTCTTTGAACGTTTGGAGGTGCGCCTCGGCATCCGGGAGATCCATTTTGTTCGCTACGACGAGCTGAGGACGTTCCATGAGTCTCAGGTTATATGCTTCGAGTTCCTGATTAATCGTGAGAAAATCCTCATAAGGATCGCGACCTTCAAGTCCGCTCATATCAATGACATGGACGATGACACGGGTACGCTCAATATGTCTGAGGAACTGGTGACCGAGCCCCACTCCTTCATGGGCACCCTGAATCAGTCCCGGTAAATCGGCAAGCACAAAACTGCGCTGATCGTCAGTCTCCACCACACCAAGATTTGGAACGATGGTCGTAAAATGATAGTCGGCAATTTTCGGTTTCGCTTTTGAGACGATCGACAGAAGCGTCGATTTGCCGACGCTCGGAAATCCGACAAGACCTGCATCCGCAAGGAGCTTCAGTTCAAGATCAATCGTCTTTTCTTCACCCGGTTCGCCGTTCTCGGCAATTTCCGGAGCCGGATTTGTCGGTGTCGCGAACCTGGCATTCCCGCGTCCACCGCGACCTGCTCGTGCGATCGTCGCTTTCTGACCGTGTACGGTCAAATCGGCAAGAATATCACCGGTCTCGGCATCTTTCACCGTCGTGCCCGGCGGGACCTTAATAACATTTGCTTCACGGCTTTTTCCATGCTGCTTTGCCGTGCGCCCATTTTCCCCGCGCTCTCCTTTAAAATGACGCTGATACCGGAAATCCATCAGTGTCCGGAGTCCTTCTTCCACTTCAAAAACGATATCGGCACCGCGACCGCCATCGCCGCCGGCAGGGCCTCCATTTGGTACATATTTCTCTCTTCTGAATGCCACAATGCCGTTCCCGCCGTCACCGGCTTTGACATGCACCTGTACGTGATCTACAAACATAATATCCTTCTCCTTACGTATTCGTTCCGTCTCGTTCGGGTTTCAGAACAAATGAACACTCCTGTTCCGACAGACTCCACTCATCAACAGTTGATGAATAAGTCGCCAGAAATTGTTCTGTTTCCTTTAAAAACCGATCGTTTATTAGCAGTACACCCTGAAAATGAAACGTGACCTGCTTGTCCACACTGTCCTGAATCATCAGTTCCATATCCTGATCTGCACCAGACTGTGAGTGCCTGTCCATCATGGACGTAAATGCATCAAAACAAGCACACAACAAGGCATCACTGTCGGTCCAGATATCTTCCACAGATGCCTCAAATGACAGGCTGAATGCATGATGAAACCAGTTAAACGTCAGCACTTTTTCTGCAAAAGCCGGAGCTTGCAGCTTCATCATTTCACTTTCGTTTTGCGACTGGGCGATCACCCGTTTAATAACCTCTCTTGCTTTGTCAGGCTGCTTCAGACTGAGATATCCGTCTATAAGCTGTATATGGTTCAGCCAATCATGTCTGGCATGGCTCAATATTTGCAGAGTTTCAAGCGGCTTGTTCATCGTAACACTCCAATACGCTGATTTCACCTGTCCGGTAAGGAGTGGTCGCTTACCGGACTTTTTTCACGATCACTCACACAGTCCGAAGACTGCATGGTTTCTGCCATATAAAATATGATACCATAAGAACATGCAAAACCGAACCTATTTCTGTTAAGGGAGTTGAAGGATCATGACAGATGAACGCTATATCTACGGCAATACACCTTGTTTTTTAGGGGCTGCAAACCTTGTAAAAAAGCCTGAGTTGACGGGGCAGTCTGATGTCATTGTGTACGGGGTACCCTGGGAAGGGGCTGTGACATGGGGGGATTATACAGGCTGTGAACTGGGCCCGAAAGCCATTCGCCTGAATTCCGCCCGCTACAGCGGTTATCTGCCGGAACTTGATCATATCGATATATTTGAGCACCTGAAACTCGGTGACAAAGGAGACGTTTCCGTCATCCCGGCCGAGCCCGCTAAAACGATGGATGCCATATACACCTTTGCCGAAGAAGTTTGGCAAACCGGGAAATTCCCGTTAATCTTTGGTGGTGACCACGGCATCACTTACCCAATTGTCAAGGCACTCACAGAATCCCGGAATCAGAAAGTCGGTATCATTCACCTTGATGCCCACTATGACAACAACCAACAGTCCATGGGCGATCCGTACGGACGCGGTGCACCTTTCGCGCGTCTTTATGAAACAGAAGGCGTCGTCAATGAAGCATTGATTCATATGGGCATACACGGACCGCGGAACAAACCGGAAAACGGCCGACTCGCCAAGGATTCCGGTGCCATGACGCTGACCATTAACGATATTCGTGAAGCCGAACACCCGCGAACCATTGCCAGACAGGCTTATGAGATGGCAAGCAAAGGAACGGACGCCGTCTACCTGAGTATTTGCAGTGACGTCCTCGACTACGCCTTTAATCCCGGTGGTCCGGCTGACGGTAATGGGCTGACGTCGTATGAGCTTCTTCAAATCGTTCATGAGATTACCTCACTCGGTGTCGCCGGAATGGACTACGTTGAGGTATATCCGCAACAGGACACAAATGATTTCAGCTCCCACTTCGCTTCATTTGTTGCCGTATATGCACTCGCCGGCCATATTCAGTCCATGAAAAACCGGTAAACCTGCTTCCTCTGGATAATCGCGATTATAAAGAAACGATAAAAACCTGACCGGCTTTCTCGCCCGGTCAGGTTTTTTTATATGGTCAGTTTTTCACAGCAGCCGCAGTAACCGCCTGCCCCTGTTCGGTTTTCAATAATTCAACGGCTTTCTTGCCCTGATCAATACAATCCGGCAGTCCGATACCGTCGAGACTTGCACCTGCAAGAAGGACGCCAGGATACCGTTCTCGCAAAGCATCCCTGAAGTGGGCGGTTCGCGCACGGTGTCCGACTGTATACTGAGGCATCGCATCTTCCCATCGGGTCACAATGGAGAAGAGCGGCTCTCCTTCGATATC
This genomic window from [Bacillus] selenitireducens MLS10 contains:
- a CDS encoding sporulation initiation phosphotransferase B, encoding MNKPLETLQILSHARHDWLNHIQLIDGYLSLKQPDKAREVIKRVIAQSQNESEMMKLQAPAFAEKVLTFNWFHHAFSLSFEASVEDIWTDSDALLCACFDAFTSMMDRHSQSGADQDMELMIQDSVDKQVTFHFQGVLLINDRFLKETEQFLATYSSTVDEWSLSEQECSFVLKPERDGTNT
- a CDS encoding agmatinase family protein, which produces MTDERYIYGNTPCFLGAANLVKKPELTGQSDVIVYGVPWEGAVTWGDYTGCELGPKAIRLNSARYSGYLPELDHIDIFEHLKLGDKGDVSVIPAEPAKTMDAIYTFAEEVWQTGKFPLIFGGDHGITYPIVKALTESRNQKVGIIHLDAHYDNNQQSMGDPYGRGAPFARLYETEGVVNEALIHMGIHGPRNKPENGRLAKDSGAMTLTINDIREAEHPRTIARQAYEMASKGTDAVYLSICSDVLDYAFNPGGPADGNGLTSYELLQIVHEITSLGVAGMDYVEVYPQQDTNDFSSHFASFVAVYALAGHIQSMKNR
- the obgE gene encoding GTPase ObgE, which gives rise to MFVDHVQVHVKAGDGGNGIVAFRREKYVPNGGPAGGDGGRGADIVFEVEEGLRTLMDFRYQRHFKGERGENGRTAKQHGKSREANVIKVPPGTTVKDAETGDILADLTVHGQKATIARAGRGGRGNARFATPTNPAPEIAENGEPGEEKTIDLELKLLADAGLVGFPSVGKSTLLSIVSKAKPKIADYHFTTIVPNLGVVETDDQRSFVLADLPGLIQGAHEGVGLGHQFLRHIERTRVIVHVIDMSGLEGRDPYEDFLTINQELEAYNLRLMERPQLVVANKMDLPDAEAHLQTFKEQVGDDVPVFPLSAATKDGITALLRAIADKIEDTPEFPLAEEDVDERVLYTYAKKEAPFTIEKDDDGAFSITGHEIEKIFHMTDFNRHDSVQRFARRMRQLGIDDALRERGAEDGDTVRILSYEFEFVE